The following coding sequences are from one Candidatus Binataceae bacterium window:
- a CDS encoding DUF1326 domain-containing protein, whose translation MANESWNIEGEYFESCNCELLCPCLLTRAQARPTEGHCDVVLAFHIDRGAYGKTNLSGLRAVQALTTPDVMSKGGGTMAVYVDSRANPEQRAALEAIFTGQAGGPPGLMAPMVAHRLPTKTAQIEFSAEGNTRKLAIAGVTEVTVEGVVGRDGKQAVWLDNVTHPFSGRLAAARGTHSRYKDHSLNFENSGRNGHFSPIRWSNS comes from the coding sequence ATGGCCAACGAGAGCTGGAATATCGAGGGCGAGTATTTCGAGTCCTGCAACTGCGAGCTGCTCTGCCCCTGCCTTTTGACCCGCGCCCAGGCGCGTCCCACCGAGGGCCATTGCGACGTGGTCCTCGCCTTCCACATCGACCGGGGCGCCTACGGCAAGACCAACCTTTCCGGGCTGCGCGCGGTGCAGGCGCTCACCACGCCCGACGTGATGTCCAAGGGCGGGGGCACGATGGCGGTGTACGTCGATAGCCGCGCCAACCCCGAGCAGCGCGCCGCGCTCGAGGCGATCTTCACCGGCCAGGCCGGTGGGCCGCCGGGCCTGATGGCTCCGATGGTCGCGCATCGCCTACCCACCAAAACCGCGCAGATCGAGTTCAGCGCCGAGGGCAATACGCGCAAGCTCGCGATTGCCGGCGTCACCGAAGTGACGGTCGAGGGCGTGGTTGGACGCGACGGCAAGCAGGCGGTGTGGCTCGACAACGTGACCCATCCGTTCTCGGGCCGGCTGGCCGCGGCGCGCGGCACTCACAGCCGCTACAAGGATCACTCGTTGAACTTCGAGAACTCGGGGCGTAACGGCCATTTCTCGCCGATCCGTTGGTCGAATTCGTAG
- a CDS encoding XdhC family protein encodes MAGAEEIWAEAQRTLERDKPFALATVVNVRGSTPREVGAKMIVRDDGQFGTIGGGCGEAEVYRKARLLLDEGGDGRLTEVDLTGDFDQQQIGTCGGIMDVFIDLWRPPSEMEIARRLADAAAHNRPAALLTVVDPGKRAGVKAGDRTVVDVSRRAPSAEGFAGLGMAASDQLRERTADAVPALLEVGADGLLHPATRIESSGAPRLFLDPISGAQRLIIAGAGHIAQPLAQLGSMLGFHVTVIDDRAAFANRERFPNADEIIVRPFGAAIESLKLDRHCYLVSITRGHAFDEEVVRTALRRANGAFIGMIGSRRRVRATLERIGEEGVDAAALDEVHAPLGVDIGAETPAEIAVAIIAEIIRERRTGTRDPFNLGAKLGRLRRRSA; translated from the coding sequence ATGGCCGGGGCTGAAGAAATCTGGGCTGAAGCGCAGCGCACGCTCGAGCGCGACAAGCCGTTCGCGCTGGCCACCGTGGTTAACGTGCGCGGCTCAACGCCACGCGAGGTCGGCGCCAAGATGATCGTGCGCGATGACGGTCAGTTCGGCACGATCGGCGGCGGTTGCGGCGAGGCGGAGGTCTATCGCAAGGCCCGGTTGTTGCTGGACGAGGGCGGCGACGGGCGCCTTACCGAGGTCGATCTGACTGGCGACTTCGACCAGCAGCAGATCGGCACCTGCGGCGGGATCATGGACGTCTTTATCGATCTGTGGCGGCCTCCGTCGGAGATGGAGATTGCGCGGCGCCTTGCCGACGCCGCAGCCCATAACCGCCCCGCCGCGCTGCTCACGGTCGTCGATCCCGGCAAGCGCGCCGGCGTGAAAGCGGGCGACCGCACGGTCGTTGACGTATCGCGCCGCGCGCCTTCCGCCGAGGGCTTCGCCGGCCTGGGCATGGCGGCCAGCGACCAGCTCAGGGAACGCACGGCCGACGCGGTGCCGGCGCTGCTCGAAGTCGGCGCCGATGGCCTGCTTCATCCGGCAACGCGAATCGAGTCAAGCGGCGCGCCGCGCCTGTTTCTTGATCCGATAAGCGGTGCACAACGCCTGATTATCGCCGGCGCCGGACATATCGCGCAGCCGCTCGCGCAGCTCGGCTCGATGCTCGGGTTTCACGTCACCGTGATCGACGACCGCGCCGCCTTCGCCAACCGCGAGCGCTTTCCCAACGCCGACGAGATTATCGTGCGTCCGTTCGGCGCCGCGATCGAGTCGCTCAAGCTCGACCGCCATTGCTACCTCGTTTCGATCACGCGCGGGCATGCCTTTGACGAGGAGGTTGTGCGCACCGCGCTCAGGCGCGCCAACGGCGCGTTCATCGGGATGATCGGCTCGCGCCGGCGCGTGCGCGCGACGCTCGAGCGTATCGGCGAGGAGGGCGTGGACGCCGCCGCGCTCGACGAGGTGCACGCCCCGCTCGGGGTCGATATCGGCGCGGAGACGCCGGCCGAGATAGCGGTCGCTATCATCGCCGAGATAATCCGTGAGCGGCGCACCGGCACACGCGATCCGTTCAATCTCGGAGCCAAGCTCGGGCGGCTGCGCCGGCGCTCGGCCTAG
- a CDS encoding nucleotidyltransferase family protein, with translation MSHQSTAGRSGAPRFDGILLAAGESRRMGYPKPLLEVGGRTFLATIAQAMLEAVGRLVVVVGAHADAVRRAVPADSRIAVAENTEYQRGQLSSIKAGLRAIGRDAAGALIHLADHPMVRPATFKAVIEEHRQSRRPIVIARYCGRRGHPVLFARELFAELEAAPEDQGARVVVAADPQRVAYVEVDDPGVVMDLDTPEELERAGLGRPPAGLVRG, from the coding sequence GTGTCCCATCAATCCACCGCCGGGCGCTCGGGCGCTCCACGCTTCGACGGAATCCTGCTCGCGGCCGGCGAGTCGCGCCGGATGGGTTATCCCAAGCCGCTGCTCGAAGTCGGCGGGCGGACCTTCCTTGCGACGATCGCGCAGGCGATGCTCGAAGCGGTCGGGCGGCTGGTGGTCGTGGTCGGCGCGCATGCCGACGCCGTGCGCCGTGCCGTTCCGGCCGACTCGCGAATCGCGGTGGCCGAAAATACCGAGTATCAGCGCGGCCAGCTCTCGTCGATCAAGGCCGGGCTGCGAGCGATCGGACGCGACGCCGCCGGCGCGCTGATCCACCTGGCGGACCATCCGATGGTCCGCCCGGCGACCTTCAAAGCCGTGATCGAGGAGCATCGGCAATCGCGAAGGCCAATCGTGATCGCGCGCTACTGCGGCCGCCGCGGCCATCCGGTGCTCTTCGCGCGCGAGCTCTTTGCCGAGTTGGAGGCCGCACCCGAAGACCAGGGCGCGCGCGTCGTGGTGGCTGCTGACCCGCAGCGCGTCGCCTACGTCGAGGTTGATGACCCGGGCGTCGTGATGGACCTCGATACGCCCGAGGAACTGGAACGGGCGGGGCTGGGCCGTCCGCCTGCGGGGCTTGTCCGAGGATAG
- a CDS encoding RNA polymerase sigma factor → MAEPSDQDLVTRALDGEAAAFSELAGRHRGRVERLCQRFFADSELVRDIAQEAFIHAYAGLKGYRAEIPFGAWLRAIVVNLCYDELRRRRRRPEELVSDFTAPEMSWIGLVNTATPEEIVEAAEERREAKQLAERLLATLKPEDRLVLTLQNGEEMSVSEIAEIVGWSEAKVKIRAFRARQALRRQAAHLVPTRQAEQK, encoded by the coding sequence GTGGCCGAGCCGTCAGACCAGGACCTGGTAACCCGCGCGCTCGACGGCGAGGCCGCGGCCTTCAGCGAGCTTGCCGGGCGCCATCGCGGACGCGTCGAACGGCTCTGCCAGCGCTTCTTTGCCGACTCCGAGCTCGTACGCGACATCGCGCAGGAGGCCTTCATCCACGCCTACGCCGGGCTCAAGGGCTATCGCGCCGAGATTCCGTTCGGTGCCTGGCTGCGCGCGATCGTCGTCAACCTGTGCTATGACGAGTTGCGCCGGCGCAGGCGCCGTCCCGAGGAGTTGGTGAGTGACTTCACGGCGCCCGAGATGAGCTGGATCGGGCTCGTCAACACCGCCACGCCCGAGGAGATCGTCGAGGCGGCCGAGGAGCGGCGCGAGGCAAAGCAGCTCGCCGAGCGGCTGCTGGCCACGCTCAAGCCCGAGGACCGACTGGTGTTGACGCTCCAGAACGGCGAGGAGATGAGCGTCAGCGAGATCGCCGAGATCGTTGGATGGAGCGAGGCCAAGGTGAAGATTCGGGCCTTTCGCGCGCGCCAGGCGCTGCGCCGGCAGGCGGCGCATCTGGTACCGACGCGGCAGGCGGAGCAAAAATAG
- a CDS encoding zf-HC2 domain-containing protein — protein MNCFEARPQFVDFWRGTLDAEQRAALVAHLKECAKCDRGFRAFALTAPMLHPRAGAGAPEQGTASADAGDRPMDTRRAPRADAVRAAEIIRRAAVYQMEPRGAVQSWGAIASALSAVAAAVLLAWVSVTAPPQSLEDALGATQEVTTSANNPLLGQPMPEIPNDLVG, from the coding sequence ATGAACTGCTTCGAGGCACGACCGCAATTCGTTGACTTCTGGCGCGGCACGCTCGACGCCGAACAGCGCGCCGCCCTGGTAGCGCACCTCAAGGAGTGCGCGAAGTGCGACCGGGGATTCCGCGCCTTCGCGCTGACCGCTCCAATGCTCCATCCGCGCGCCGGTGCCGGAGCGCCTGAGCAGGGGACAGCGTCGGCAGACGCGGGCGACCGGCCAATGGACACGCGGCGCGCGCCGCGCGCCGACGCCGTACGCGCTGCGGAGATTATTCGCCGTGCGGCGGTCTACCAGATGGAGCCGCGCGGTGCGGTGCAAAGCTGGGGTGCGATCGCCAGCGCGCTGTCGGCGGTGGCGGCGGCGGTTCTGCTCGCCTGGGTTTCGGTGACAGCGCCGCCGCAGTCGCTCGAAGACGCGCTGGGTGCCACGCAGGAAGTGACCACCTCCGCCAACAACCCGCTCCTAGGGCAGCCGATGCCCGAGATCCCCAACGACCTTGTCGGATAA
- a CDS encoding tetratricopeptide repeat protein — MRTGARLGLLGVLALLVIGAPRATYADEASAAKARSLVDAAINMTDSQQAVKLLWQATDIDPTLEDPYVYLGLYYNSRSQFDQVVSVYKKLIKYEPNSISAYLNIGEAYMSFTPPKAADALPYYRKAYQLDPTSAFAALRIGEILAQQGNRGEALQYLKKAAADSSKSPAAAAEARKILGEIGAL, encoded by the coding sequence ATGCGTACCGGGGCGAGGCTGGGACTGTTGGGAGTGCTCGCGCTGCTCGTGATCGGCGCGCCGCGCGCGACGTACGCCGACGAGGCCAGCGCGGCCAAGGCCCGCTCGCTGGTGGACGCGGCTATCAACATGACCGACAGCCAGCAGGCGGTCAAACTGCTCTGGCAGGCGACCGATATCGATCCCACGCTGGAAGACCCCTACGTTTACCTGGGGCTGTACTACAACTCGCGCTCGCAGTTCGACCAGGTCGTCTCGGTTTACAAGAAGCTCATCAAGTACGAACCCAACTCGATCAGCGCCTATCTCAATATTGGCGAGGCCTACATGTCGTTCACGCCGCCCAAGGCCGCCGACGCCCTGCCCTACTACCGCAAGGCCTACCAGCTCGACCCGACCTCGGCTTTCGCCGCGCTCAGGATCGGCGAGATCCTCGCCCAGCAGGGCAATCGCGGCGAGGCGCTCCAATACCTGAAGAAAGCCGCCGCCGACAGCTCCAAGAGCCCGGCCGCGGCAGCCGAGGCGCGCAAGATTCTGGGCGAAATCGGCGCCCTCTAG
- a CDS encoding alpha/beta hydrolase yields MENRKFNGTGGIELNCVDYGGEGKPPMLLVHGGSAHARWWDFVAPALTDRFHVLALDQRGHGDSRWAADWAYGSRHYADDLDAVITDWGLGAPVLVGHSMGGHSVLVYAVEHSERLRAMVAIDSTPVYPEYAVEQLRAIAARPAPVYDSLQAAIAAFRTLPAETLASPEALRHVAALSFRQREDGKWVHKMDRRTLVREPIQLKMADLARIRCPALLIKPAGSPLLTPEFMQKMAERMARGRVVMVENSNHHVPIDNPKGLAAAMGPFLAEVLAAGAR; encoded by the coding sequence ATGGAGAATCGCAAATTCAACGGCACCGGTGGAATCGAGCTCAACTGCGTCGATTATGGCGGCGAGGGAAAGCCGCCGATGTTGCTGGTGCATGGCGGCTCCGCGCACGCCCGGTGGTGGGACTTCGTGGCACCGGCGCTGACCGACCGCTTCCATGTGCTCGCGCTTGACCAGCGTGGCCACGGCGACAGCCGATGGGCCGCGGATTGGGCCTACGGCTCGCGTCATTACGCGGACGACCTCGATGCCGTGATAACGGACTGGGGCCTGGGCGCGCCCGTGCTGGTTGGCCATTCGATGGGCGGGCACAGCGTGCTGGTGTACGCGGTCGAGCATAGCGAGCGGCTGCGCGCGATGGTCGCGATCGACTCCACGCCTGTTTATCCCGAGTACGCGGTCGAGCAGCTGCGCGCGATCGCAGCGCGTCCGGCGCCGGTATACGATTCGCTGCAGGCGGCGATCGCCGCCTTCCGCACGTTACCGGCCGAGACGCTGGCGTCGCCCGAAGCCCTGCGCCACGTCGCCGCCCTCAGCTTCCGCCAGCGTGAGGACGGCAAGTGGGTGCACAAGATGGACCGCCGCACGCTCGTTCGCGAACCGATCCAACTGAAGATGGCTGACCTCGCGCGCATCCGATGCCCGGCGCTGCTGATCAAGCCGGCCGGAAGCCCGCTGCTGACGCCCGAGTTCATGCAGAAGATGGCGGAGCGGATGGCGCGCGGGCGCGTCGTGATGGTCGAGAATTCCAACCATCACGTGCCGATCGACAATCCCAAGGGGCTGGCCGCCGCCATGGGTCCATTTCTCGCCGAGGTCCTCGCGGCCGGCGCGCGATGA
- a CDS encoding alpha/beta hydrolase, producing the protein MSEPLSRFTGGTPRLHFLEWNPGALRTLVLLHGNSANAWWWQPVADAMGEADLRLLALDQRGHGDSEWVRPPAYSPLDYAHDLARFIAEYAPPRPFVAGHSMGGLSALAFGAEYPGLARAIVAIDVAVTSTERRNHYLRRLKGLPVVTYPDFETARARFRLMPDEGDVAPATLAAIAEKSLGQAAEGRWTMKFDRESFVGSDGIDVRAAIARVRDPLLLIRAEHSRIMHVDAARLAAASNPLARLLTIPATHHHVILERPAAIARAIAEFVAEVEAQG; encoded by the coding sequence ATGAGTGAGCCGCTCAGCCGCTTTACCGGCGGGACACCGCGCCTGCACTTCCTGGAATGGAATCCCGGCGCGCTACGCACGCTCGTCCTGCTGCACGGCAACAGCGCCAACGCATGGTGGTGGCAGCCGGTGGCCGACGCGATGGGCGAGGCGGATCTACGGCTGCTCGCGCTCGACCAGCGCGGCCACGGCGACAGCGAATGGGTGCGTCCGCCGGCCTACTCGCCGCTCGATTATGCGCACGACCTCGCGCGCTTCATCGCCGAGTACGCGCCGCCGCGTCCGTTCGTCGCCGGCCACAGCATGGGCGGGCTCAGCGCGCTCGCCTTCGGCGCCGAATATCCGGGGCTGGCCCGCGCAATCGTTGCGATCGATGTCGCGGTGACGTCCACCGAGCGGCGCAACCATTACCTGCGCCGGCTCAAGGGGCTGCCGGTGGTAACCTATCCCGATTTCGAAACCGCGCGCGCACGGTTTCGCCTGATGCCCGACGAGGGCGACGTCGCGCCGGCGACGCTGGCCGCGATTGCGGAAAAGAGCCTTGGGCAGGCGGCGGAGGGGCGATGGACGATGAAGTTTGACCGCGAGAGCTTCGTCGGCAGCGACGGGATTGACGTGCGGGCGGCGATCGCGCGCGTGCGCGATCCGCTGCTGCTCATCCGCGCCGAGCACAGCCGGATCATGCATGTCGACGCGGCGCGGCTGGCGGCGGCGTCCAATCCGCTCGCGCGCCTGCTGACGATCCCGGCCACGCACCATCACGTGATCCTCGAGCGGCCCGCCGCGATCGCCCGCGCGATCGCCGAGTTCGTCGCCGAAGTCGAAGCGCAGGGGTGA
- the pobA gene encoding 4-hydroxybenzoate 3-monooxygenase, with protein sequence MAKTIRTQVGIVGAGPAGLMLSHLLNRDGIESVVIEDRSREYVQERVRAGVLEQGTVDLLVESGVGERLLREGLVHRGLELRFAHRGHRIDLHGLTGGKTITIYGQNKVVEDLTNARLAAGGRIFFEAEDVSPHGFTSSEPTIGFRKDGEPYELKCDFVAGCDGFHGVCRPSIPAGVLTEYERVYPFGWLGILAQVEPSSDELIYSRHERGFALHSMRSPQLTRLYLQVAPEEDIGNWPDERIWDELERRFETTDGFRLKRGPIVQKGITPMHSFVAEPMRYGRLFLAGDAAHIVPPTGAKGLNLAVADVRVLARALAEFYRTGAREPLERYSAVCLRRVWKVQRFSWWMTAMLHRFGEENAFDERRQLAELDYVTGSRAASQSLAENYVGLPMEMD encoded by the coding sequence ATGGCCAAAACCATACGCACGCAAGTCGGAATCGTGGGCGCGGGTCCCGCGGGCCTGATGCTCTCGCATCTGCTCAATCGCGACGGCATCGAGTCAGTTGTAATCGAGGACCGCAGCCGCGAGTATGTTCAGGAGCGCGTGCGCGCCGGCGTGCTCGAACAGGGCACGGTTGACCTGCTGGTCGAGAGCGGCGTCGGCGAGCGCTTGCTGCGCGAGGGCCTGGTCCATCGCGGGCTCGAGCTGCGCTTCGCCCATCGCGGCCATCGCATCGACCTCCACGGTCTCACCGGCGGCAAGACGATCACAATCTATGGCCAGAACAAGGTGGTCGAGGATCTGACCAACGCGCGGCTGGCGGCGGGCGGCCGGATCTTCTTCGAAGCCGAAGACGTAAGCCCGCACGGCTTCACCAGCTCCGAGCCGACGATCGGCTTTCGCAAGGATGGCGAGCCGTACGAGCTCAAGTGCGATTTCGTCGCCGGGTGCGACGGCTTCCACGGCGTATGCCGGCCGTCAATTCCGGCCGGCGTGCTGACCGAGTACGAGCGGGTCTATCCGTTCGGATGGCTGGGAATTCTGGCCCAGGTAGAGCCGTCGTCCGACGAACTAATCTACTCGCGCCACGAGCGCGGCTTCGCCCTGCACAGCATGCGCTCGCCCCAGCTTACGCGCCTGTATCTCCAGGTCGCGCCCGAAGAGGACATCGGCAACTGGCCCGACGAGCGCATCTGGGACGAGCTCGAGCGCCGCTTCGAGACGACAGACGGCTTTCGGCTCAAGCGCGGACCGATCGTCCAGAAGGGGATCACGCCGATGCACAGCTTCGTCGCTGAGCCGATGCGCTACGGGCGGCTGTTCCTGGCCGGCGACGCGGCGCATATCGTGCCGCCCACCGGCGCCAAAGGGCTCAACCTCGCCGTCGCCGACGTGCGCGTGCTGGCGCGCGCGCTCGCCGAGTTCTACAGGACCGGTGCGCGCGAGCCGCTCGAGCGCTACTCGGCGGTCTGCCTGCGCCGGGTATGGAAGGTCCAGCGCTTCTCGTGGTGGATGACCGCGATGCTGCATCGCTTCGGCGAGGAGAACGCTTTCGACGAGCGCCGGCAGCTCGCCGAGCTCGACTACGTGACCGGCTCGCGCGCAGCCTCCCAATCGCTCGCCGAGAACTACGTCGGCCTGCCGATGGAAATGGATTAG
- a CDS encoding GNAT family N-acetyltransferase, with translation MAERGALQVIEVGADRARMERAWAIRRRVFIEEQHVPAEIELDTDDARALHVLALESGRAVGCARMVAHAGYVKIGRMAVLRERRGAGVGRAMLEFLVACARKRGFSRAVLDAQLHAEGFYLKLGFEPIGEVFEEAGIMHRRMERAL, from the coding sequence ATGGCCGAGCGAGGCGCGTTGCAGGTGATCGAAGTCGGCGCCGATCGCGCGCGGATGGAGCGGGCGTGGGCGATCCGTCGGCGAGTTTTTATCGAGGAGCAGCACGTCCCCGCCGAAATCGAGCTCGACACCGACGACGCGCGCGCACTCCACGTGCTCGCGCTGGAGAGCGGACGGGCGGTGGGATGCGCCCGGATGGTCGCGCACGCGGGCTACGTCAAAATCGGCCGGATGGCGGTGCTGCGGGAGCGTCGCGGCGCGGGTGTCGGGCGCGCGATGCTGGAGTTCCTGGTCGCTTGCGCGCGCAAGCGCGGCTTTTCCCGTGCAGTGCTCGACGCGCAGCTCCACGCCGAAGGGTTCTACCTAAAGCTCGGCTTCGAGCCGATCGGGGAGGTGTTCGAGGAGGCGGGCATCATGCACCGCCGGATGGAACGCGCGCTGTAG
- a CDS encoding redoxin family protein, with protein MPQINETIFAPELDGGEWLQGGPLRLGEQRGRAVVLIDFWDYTCVNCIRSLPYVVGWDRRYREAGLVVVGVHAPEFTFAREHGNVREAVARFGIEYPVVLDNGYAIWRAFSNRCWPAKYLVDAHGRIRYYHFGEGAYHDSERAIQRALAELNPRFSAPPLMAPVRDTDRPGALCYRVTPELYLGYARGQFGNPGGVVHDRAHDYADPGHHAEGIAYLGGRWIVGAESAGAGAAGASLALRYTGKDVNLVMAPPAQGPVRVELKLDADQRPGEDARPDSGMLLITVDRPRMYNLVANESVSAGALTLRAREPGLGAYAFTFVSCATE; from the coding sequence ATGCCGCAGATTAACGAGACGATCTTCGCACCCGAGCTTGACGGCGGCGAATGGCTGCAAGGCGGGCCGCTTAGGCTCGGCGAGCAGCGCGGGCGGGCGGTGGTACTGATCGATTTCTGGGATTACACCTGCGTCAATTGCATCCGCTCCCTGCCGTACGTGGTCGGATGGGATCGGCGCTACCGCGAGGCGGGCCTGGTTGTGGTCGGCGTGCATGCGCCCGAGTTCACCTTCGCGCGCGAGCACGGCAACGTGCGCGAGGCGGTCGCGCGCTTCGGGATCGAGTACCCGGTCGTGCTCGACAACGGCTACGCGATCTGGCGCGCATTTTCCAACCGGTGCTGGCCGGCCAAGTACCTGGTCGACGCGCACGGGCGGATCCGCTACTACCATTTCGGCGAGGGCGCCTACCATGACAGCGAACGCGCGATCCAACGCGCGCTCGCCGAGCTCAATCCACGGTTCAGCGCGCCGCCGCTGATGGCGCCGGTGCGGGACACCGACCGTCCGGGAGCGCTTTGCTATCGCGTCACACCTGAACTCTACCTCGGCTACGCGCGCGGCCAGTTCGGCAATCCGGGCGGCGTCGTGCACGATCGTGCGCACGACTACGCCGACCCCGGCCATCACGCCGAGGGAATCGCCTACCTGGGCGGGCGATGGATCGTCGGGGCGGAGAGCGCCGGCGCCGGCGCGGCGGGCGCCTCGCTCGCGTTGCGCTACACCGGCAAGGACGTGAACCTCGTGATGGCGCCGCCGGCGCAGGGGCCGGTAAGGGTCGAGCTTAAGCTTGATGCCGACCAGCGCCCCGGCGAGGACGCGCGCCCGGACAGCGGCATGCTGCTGATAACAGTCGATCGGCCGCGGATGTACAACCTCGTGGCCAACGAATCGGTGAGCGCGGGAGCGTTGACGCTGCGCGCGCGCGAGCCGGGGCTCGGCGCCTACGCGTTCACGTTCGTTTCGTGCGCGACCGAGTAG
- a CDS encoding Sir2 family NAD-dependent protein deacetylase, with protein sequence MAQESERASEAQIARAAEMVLAARYPIALTGAGMSVESGIPPFRGPGGLWTKYGEPPMNGFQIFLADPKKGWEDRLRRQDDELFAPLRVAKPNPGHYAFAELEQMGVLRFLITQNVDDLHRQAGHKALAEIHGNWKLIRCLECGARFPAEEVSLQVLPPPCPKCKGLLKSDTVSFGEPIPPDVLRECAEHAGRADLVILGGTSATVYPAAGFAIEVKERGGRMIEVNLYASEVTQICDLSLRGGAASVMPRLVKAISALRRARLS encoded by the coding sequence ATGGCGCAGGAGAGCGAACGGGCGAGCGAGGCGCAGATAGCGCGGGCGGCCGAGATGGTGCTGGCGGCGCGCTATCCGATCGCGCTGACCGGCGCCGGGATGTCGGTGGAGAGCGGGATTCCGCCGTTTCGCGGCCCAGGCGGGCTGTGGACCAAGTACGGCGAGCCGCCGATGAACGGCTTTCAGATCTTCCTGGCCGATCCGAAGAAGGGATGGGAGGACAGGCTGCGCCGCCAGGACGACGAGCTGTTCGCGCCCTTGCGGGTCGCCAAACCCAACCCCGGCCATTACGCGTTTGCCGAGCTCGAGCAGATGGGCGTGCTGCGCTTCCTCATCACCCAGAACGTTGACGACCTCCATCGCCAGGCCGGCCATAAGGCGCTCGCCGAGATCCACGGTAACTGGAAGCTCATCCGATGCCTGGAGTGCGGCGCCCGCTTTCCGGCCGAGGAAGTCAGCCTCCAGGTGCTGCCGCCGCCATGCCCCAAGTGCAAGGGGCTGCTCAAGAGCGACACCGTGTCGTTTGGCGAGCCGATCCCGCCCGACGTGCTGCGCGAGTGCGCCGAGCATGCGGGGCGCGCCGACCTCGTCATTCTTGGCGGAACCTCGGCGACGGTCTATCCTGCGGCCGGCTTCGCAATCGAGGTCAAGGAGCGTGGCGGGCGGATGATCGAGGTCAACCTCTACGCGTCGGAGGTGACCCAGATCTGCGACCTCAGCCTGCGCGGCGGGGCGGCGAGCGTGATGCCGCGCCTGGTTAAGGCGATCTCGGCGCTGCGCCGCGCGCGCCTGTCCTAG